From the genome of Triticum aestivum cultivar Chinese Spring chromosome 3B, IWGSC CS RefSeq v2.1, whole genome shotgun sequence, one region includes:
- the LOC123064518 gene encoding glycosyltransferase BC10, with protein sequence MKKPMAAGSGRVNVVPMLLVFCLAYVLGLVSNVTFDNFYVHNFLSPLMLPASRLQTPPTTPEAVPCILPPSLPPPEPTPPSLERRRMESGSGALHNMTDEELMWRASMVPRIKSTPKHGIVPKVAFLFLVRGDVPLRPLWDKFFEGHEGLYSIYVHTSPDYTGSPPPDSPFYGRIIPSQRTSWGNINLMDAERRLLGNALLDVANARFALLSESCIPILGFPVLYAYLTGSNTSFVDSFDRRDGRARHREFFAERNISLAQWRKGAQWFEMDRAFALEVVSDETYYGPVFRNGKHGVRNLEEHYPMTLASLLGWGSRNANRTVTYSDWRHPVGQHPKSHNGSEVTEELFEEMRRGYGDCYYNGGVAEVCAVFARKFKPEALDALLDLAPKLFAPA encoded by the exons ATGAAGAAGCCCATGGCGGCCGGCAGCGGCCGCGTGAACGTGGTGCCTATGCTGCTCGTCTTCTGCTTGGCATACGTGCTAGGCTTGGTCTCCAACGTCACCTTCGACAACTTCTACGTCCACAACTTCCTGTCGCCATTGATGCTGCCTGCCTCTCGGCTGCAAACGCCACCGACAACGCCAGAAGCTGTACCATGCATCCTGCCTCCGTCGTTGCCCCCTCCCGAGCCGACCCCGCCGTCATTGGAGAGACGGAGAATGGAGAGTGGCAGCGGCGCCTTGCACAACATGACCGACGAGGAGCTGATGTGGAGGGCGTCCATGGTGCCGAGGATCAAGAGCACGCCCAAGCACGGGATCGTTCCCAAGGTCGCCTTCCTGTTCCTGGTGAGGGGGGACGTGCCGCTGCGTCCCCTATGGGACAAGTTCTTCGAGGGCCATGAGGGGCTCTATTCCATCTACGTGCACACCAGCCCCGACTACACCGGCTCGCCGCCGCCTGACTCCCCGTTCTACGGCCGCATCATCCCGAGCCAG AGAACGAGCTGGGGAAATATCAACCTGATGGACGCGGAGCGGCGGCTGCTGGGAAACGCGCTGCTGGACGTTGCCAACGCGCGGTTCGCGCTGCTGTCCGAGTCGTGCATCCCCATCCTCGGCTTCCCGGTCCTGTACGCCTACCTCACCGGATCCAACACCAGCTTCGTCGATAGCTTCGACCGCCGGGACGGGCGCGCGCGGCACCGGGAATTCTTCGCCGAGCGGAACATCAGCCTGGCGCAGTGGCGCAAGGGCGCGCAGTGGTTCGAGATGGACCGCGCTTTCGCGCTTGAGGTGGTGTCCGACGAGACCTACTACGGCCCGGTGTTCCGGAACGGCAAGCACGGGGTCCGCAACCTGGAGGAGCACTATCCCATGACGCTGGCGAGCCTGCTGGGCTGGGGCAGCCGGAACGCCAACCGGACCGTCACCTACTCCGACTGGCGGCACCCGGTGGGGCAGCACCCAAAGAGCCACAACGGCAGCGAGGTCACGGAGGAGCTCTTCGAGGAGATGAGGCGGGGCTACGGCGACTGCTACTACAACGGCGGGGTGGCGGAGGTGTGCGCCGTGTTTGcgcgcaagttcaagccggaggcTCTCGACGCCCTGCTCGACCTCGCTCCCAAGTTGTTTGCCCCTGCCTGA
- the LOC123068384 gene encoding glycosyltransferase BC10, with the protein MASSSSSTAKPMEAVRSGSVLSNVVTVLLLLSLGFVFGMVYNANFQESHLTPFLQPLPSLLRSSPTRSSPTPVVGCGVGPPSPSPTPPQAPPPARMGFADFLAPSGGGLAHNMTDEELFWRASMVPRVALVPRRIVPKVAFLFLVTGDMPLRPLWEKFFAGHEGLYSIYVHASPAYTGSPPADSVFYGRMIPSQNTSWGNMNLVDAERRLLGTALLDLGNARFALLSETCIPLLSFPAAYAFLTSANASFIDSFPTRKRHAPFFLRRNISRAQWRKGSQWFEMDRELAVDVVAEEQYMAVFRGDHGIANMLEHYMPTLVTLLGWGARAANRTLTYTDWPRPGPHPASYGVRDVTPELLEGMRRGNGECGSGASGAVEFCFMFARKFSGDALDKLLELAPKVMGFG; encoded by the exons ATggccagtagcagcagcagcacggCCAAGCCCATGGAAGCCGTCCGTTCCGGGAGCGTCCTCTCCAATGTGGTCACCGTCCTGCTGCTCCTCTCCTTGGGCTTCGTCTTCGGCATGGTGTACAACGCCAACTTCCAGGAATCCCATCTCACGCCTTTCCTGCAGCCGCTGCCTTCTCTCCTACGGTCGTCGCCGACGCGGTCATCGCCAACTCCGGTGGTAGGGTGCGGCGTCGGGCCACCGTCGCCCTCTCCCACGCCGCCGCAAGCCCCGCCACCGGCGCGAATGGGGTTCGCCGACTTCCTCGCGCCGAGCGGCGGCGGCCTCGCGCACAACATGACCGACGAGGAGCTCTTCTGGAGGGCGTCCATGGTGCCCAGGGTCGCCCTCGTGCCGCGGCGCATCGTGCCCAAGGTGGCCTTCCTGTTCCTGGTGACCGGGGACATGCCGCTGCGGCCGTTGTGGGAGAAGTTCTTCGCCGGGCACGAGGGGCTCTACTCCATCTACGTCCACGCCAGCCCCGCCTACACCGGCTCGCCGCCGGCCGACTCCGTCTTCTACGGCCGCATGATCCCAAGCCAG AACACGAGCTGGGGCAACATGAACCTGGTCGACGCCGAGCGGCGGCTGCTGGGGACGGCGCTGCTGGACCTCGGTAACGCGCGGTTCGCGCTGCTGTCGGAGACGTGcatccctctcctctccttcccggCCGCCTACGCCTTCCTCACTAGCGCCAACGCCAGCTTCATCGACAGCTTCCCCACCCGCAAGCGGCACGCACCCTTTTTCCTCCGCCGCAACATCAGCCGCGCGCAATGGCGCAAGGGGTCGCAGTGGTTCGAGATGGACcgggagctcgccgtcgacgtcgTCGCCGAGGAGCAGTACATGGCCGTGTTCCGCGGCGACCATGGCATAGCCAACATGTTGGAGCACTACATGCCGACGCTGGTGACCCTGCTGGGCTGGGGCGCGCGCGCCGCCAACCGGACCCTCACCTACACCGACTGGCCGAGACCGGGCCCGCACCCGGCGAGCTACGGCGTGAGGGACGTCACGCCGGAGCTGCTGGAGGGGATGAGGCGAGGGAACGGGGAGTGCGGCTCCGGCGCCAGTGGGGCGGTTGAGTTCTGCTTCATGTTCGCGCGCAAGTTCTCCGGGGATGCGCTCGACAAGTTGCTTGAGCTCGCTCCTAAGGTCATGGGGTTCGGCTGA
- the LOC123068383 gene encoding uncharacterized protein isoform X1, with translation MNDMFFTPGRGSRSPTNAVITPRFELNSSGSISPPLVVSGLGVRADGPTQAPSLPLTTGANNPNPNPKARDNPSESAATPTPPRPVVLVEMGAPTYRLAAAVTGPSGAEAGFLVARQPPPPRVQEEEGEYGRFVDSDLYDLPSAPLRRLAQGEQARPGVAVADAEAEGPLDLSRLDVPAALDQILSQLGLTNAMCGEWRLLKHIEEPEFGPDAGVNTVLVITSLESKPEALQDSCKWMSTEGARELLSDVKPGDTRIGPYVHVGFVKSDLSSDCTAGSTLVSQEYPPGITLVPMKSSTLRPFRTTNLVVIQATSGTCGSKRPDYFACGDVLLIDPGCCSQVHTELADLVNSLPKKLLVLVTHHHNDHVEGLSVVQRCNPDAVLLTHENTMKRIGKGNWSTGYTAVTGGESICIGDQELQVVFAPGHTDGHMGLLHVNTNALIVGDHCVGHGSAILDNRAGGNMKDYFQTTYKFLEMSPHVLIPMHGRINLWPKHMLCGYLKNRKAREASILQSIENGAQTLFDIVSKTYCDVDRKLWIPASFNVRLHVDHLNSQHKLPKDFSTEKFESSCGTHFIFWWGVAYAQARSSPALVIAASALAAGGLAIAYALRRSNGNQP, from the exons ATGAACGACATGTTCTTCACTCCCGGCCGCGGAAGCAGATCACCAACCAACGCCGTCATCACGCCCAGATTCGAATTGAATTCTTCCGGAAGCATCTCTCCTCCCCTTGTCGTCAGCGGCCTCGGCGTGCGGGCCGACGGACCAACCcaagctccctccctccctctcacaaCAGGCGCCAATAATCCCAACCCCAACCCCAAAGCCAGAGATAACCCCAGCGAGTCGGCGGCAACTCCAACGCCGCCGCGGCCTGTGGTTCTGGTGGAGATGGGCGCCCCCACGTACCGGCTCGCGGCGGCGGTCACGGGCCCATCGGGCGCCGAGGCCGGGTTCCTCGTCGCGCGGCAGCCGCCCCCGCCGCGGgtgcaggaggaggagggggagtacGGGCGCTTCGTCGACAGCGACCTTTACGACCTCCCGTCGGCGCCCCTGCGGCGCCTCGCGCAGGGCGAGCAGGCCAGGCCGGGCGTGGCCGTCGCCGACGCGGAGGCGGAGGGCCCCCTCGACCTCTCGCGCCTCGACGTCCCCGCCGCTCTCGACCAG ATTTTGAGCCAATTGGGCCTGACGAATGCAATGTGCGGGGAGTGGAGGCTCCTCAAGCATATCGAGGAACCAGAGTTCGGCCCGGACGCGGGCGTCAACACGGTGCTCGTCATCACGTCGCTCGAGTCGAAACCGGAGGCGTTGCAAG ACTCCTGTAAATGGATGTCCACGGAGGGGGCTCGGGAATTGCTTTCTGACGTGAAGCCCGGTGATACTCGAATTGGGCCATATGTGCATGTTGGATTTGTGAAATCGGATCTATCTTCAGATTGTACAGCTGGCTCCACATTGGTCTCCCAG GAGTACCCTCCCGGAATTACCCTTGTACCAATGAAGAGTAGTACCTTACGGCCTTTTCGTACGACTAATCTTGTGGTAATACAAGCAACCAGTGGTACATGTGGATCGAAGCGCCCTGATTATTTTGCTTGTGGTGATGTTTTACTGATAGATCCTGGATGTTGCTCACAGGTTCATACAGAG CTTGCAGATCTTGTCAATTCCCTTCCAAAGAAGTTACTGGTCCTTGTTACACATCATCATAATGATCATGTTGAGG GTCTTTCGGTTGTTCAGAGATGCAATCCTGATGCTGTTCTTTTGACACATGAAAACACGATGAAGCGCATAGGGAAAG GGAATTGGTCAACCGGCTATACTGCTGTGACTGGTGGTGAAAGCATATGCATAGGTGACCAAGAACTGCAAGTCGTTTTTGCTCCT GGTCATACAGATGGTCATATGGGGCTTCTCCATGTCAATACCAATGCACTAATTGTCGGAGATCATTGTGTAGG GCATGGAAGTGCAATATTGGACAATAGAGCTGGTGGCAACATGAAG GACTACTTCCAAACCACATACAAATTCTTGGAGATGTCGCCACACGTGCTAATTCCAATGCATGGAAGAATCAACCTATGGCCCAAGCATATGCTTTGTGGATATCTCAA GAATCGAAAGGCTAGAGAAGCCTCCATTCTGCAATCCATAGAGAATGGTGCTCAAACTTTGTTTGATATAGTTTCAAAGACTTACTGTGATGTAGACAGGAAATTGTGGATTCCTGCATCCTTTAATGTTCGCCTCCATGTTGATCATCTGAACTCTCAACATAAACTTCCCAAG GACTTCTCAACGGAAAAGTTTGAATCGAGCTGCGGAACACATTTCATATTTTGGTGGGGCGTAGCGTATGCCCAAGCCAGGAGCTCGCCGGCCCTCGTCATCGCGGCAAGCGCCCTCGCCGCCGGTGGTCTGGCGATCGCGTATGCCCTCAGGAGGAGCAATGGCAACCAGCCCTAG
- the LOC123068383 gene encoding uncharacterized protein isoform X2 produces MNDMFFTPGRGSRSPTNAVITPRFELNSSGSISPPLVVSGLGVRADGPTQAPSLPLTTGANNPNPNPKARDNPSESAATPTPPRPVVLVEMGAPTYRLAAAVTGPSGAEAGFLVARQPPPPRVQEEEGEYGRFVDSDLYDLPSAPLRRLAQGEQARPGVAVADAEAEGPLDLSRLDVPAALDQILSQLGLTNAMCGEWRLLKHIEEPEFGPDAGVNTVLVITSLESKPEALQDSCKWMSTEGARELLSDVKPGDTRIGPYVHVGFVKSDLSSDCTAGSTLVSQEYPPGITLVPMKSSTLRPFRTTNLVVIQATSGTCGSKRPDYFACGDVLLIDPGCCSQVHTELADLVNSLPKKLLVLVTHHHNDHVEGLSVVQRCNPDAVLLTHENTMKRIGKGNWSTGYTAVTGGESICIGDQELQVVFAPGHTDGHMGLLHVNTNALIVGDHCVGHGSAILDNRAGGNMKDYFQTTYKFLEMSPHVLIPMHGRINLWPKHMLCGYLKNRKAREASILQSIENGAQTLFDIVSKTYCDVDRKLWIPASFNVRLHVDHLNSQHKLPKDFSLEMFSGSCDEFMSSLQQ; encoded by the exons ATGAACGACATGTTCTTCACTCCCGGCCGCGGAAGCAGATCACCAACCAACGCCGTCATCACGCCCAGATTCGAATTGAATTCTTCCGGAAGCATCTCTCCTCCCCTTGTCGTCAGCGGCCTCGGCGTGCGGGCCGACGGACCAACCcaagctccctccctccctctcacaaCAGGCGCCAATAATCCCAACCCCAACCCCAAAGCCAGAGATAACCCCAGCGAGTCGGCGGCAACTCCAACGCCGCCGCGGCCTGTGGTTCTGGTGGAGATGGGCGCCCCCACGTACCGGCTCGCGGCGGCGGTCACGGGCCCATCGGGCGCCGAGGCCGGGTTCCTCGTCGCGCGGCAGCCGCCCCCGCCGCGGgtgcaggaggaggagggggagtacGGGCGCTTCGTCGACAGCGACCTTTACGACCTCCCGTCGGCGCCCCTGCGGCGCCTCGCGCAGGGCGAGCAGGCCAGGCCGGGCGTGGCCGTCGCCGACGCGGAGGCGGAGGGCCCCCTCGACCTCTCGCGCCTCGACGTCCCCGCCGCTCTCGACCAG ATTTTGAGCCAATTGGGCCTGACGAATGCAATGTGCGGGGAGTGGAGGCTCCTCAAGCATATCGAGGAACCAGAGTTCGGCCCGGACGCGGGCGTCAACACGGTGCTCGTCATCACGTCGCTCGAGTCGAAACCGGAGGCGTTGCAAG ACTCCTGTAAATGGATGTCCACGGAGGGGGCTCGGGAATTGCTTTCTGACGTGAAGCCCGGTGATACTCGAATTGGGCCATATGTGCATGTTGGATTTGTGAAATCGGATCTATCTTCAGATTGTACAGCTGGCTCCACATTGGTCTCCCAG GAGTACCCTCCCGGAATTACCCTTGTACCAATGAAGAGTAGTACCTTACGGCCTTTTCGTACGACTAATCTTGTGGTAATACAAGCAACCAGTGGTACATGTGGATCGAAGCGCCCTGATTATTTTGCTTGTGGTGATGTTTTACTGATAGATCCTGGATGTTGCTCACAGGTTCATACAGAG CTTGCAGATCTTGTCAATTCCCTTCCAAAGAAGTTACTGGTCCTTGTTACACATCATCATAATGATCATGTTGAGG GTCTTTCGGTTGTTCAGAGATGCAATCCTGATGCTGTTCTTTTGACACATGAAAACACGATGAAGCGCATAGGGAAAG GGAATTGGTCAACCGGCTATACTGCTGTGACTGGTGGTGAAAGCATATGCATAGGTGACCAAGAACTGCAAGTCGTTTTTGCTCCT GGTCATACAGATGGTCATATGGGGCTTCTCCATGTCAATACCAATGCACTAATTGTCGGAGATCATTGTGTAGG GCATGGAAGTGCAATATTGGACAATAGAGCTGGTGGCAACATGAAG GACTACTTCCAAACCACATACAAATTCTTGGAGATGTCGCCACACGTGCTAATTCCAATGCATGGAAGAATCAACCTATGGCCCAAGCATATGCTTTGTGGATATCTCAA GAATCGAAAGGCTAGAGAAGCCTCCATTCTGCAATCCATAGAGAATGGTGCTCAAACTTTGTTTGATATAGTTTCAAAGACTTACTGTGATGTAGACAGGAAATTGTGGATTCCTGCATCCTTTAATGTTCGCCTCCATGTTGATCATCTGAACTCTCAACATAAACTTCCCAAG GATTTCTCCTTAGAAATGTTCAGTGGAAGTTGCGATGAATTTATGTCTAGCCTGCAGCAGTGA
- the LOC123068387 gene encoding uncharacterized protein, with protein sequence MSPPSSSDEAAISYVSSEEDDISLPPSPSPSPEPSPEPYASSSEDAPPAAKKPRRPRSGTAGRARSWPTADEVVLLEAVVAHRERHGRPPSRDDLAAALAGRLRYSGEQAAERVSTLRSRYYASVRRLSRGTVPVTDDDMRVYRLSKRLWEGTVAERAHRAADKAARRHHERRGSAELEALYPCLAAEVEAIASRRPCGGVLKTAFGMIGDERAAALEARVRKQRRAEVKAGMKRAELRGQVARTLLEFIK encoded by the coding sequence atgTCTCCGCCGTCCTCCTCCGACGAGGCCGCGATCTCCTACGTCTCGTCCGAGGAAGACGACATCAGCCTGCCGCCGTCGCCTTCCCCGTCCCCCGAGCCCTCTCCCGAACCTTACGCGTCCTCCTCGGAGGACGCGCCTCCCGCAGCCAAGAAGCCGCGGCGACCCCGGAGCGGCACCGCGGGGCGGGCGCGAAGCTGGCCGACCGCGGACGAGGTGGTCCTCCTGGAGGCCGTCGTCGCGCACCGGGAGCGGCACGGCCGGCCCCCCTCCCGCGacgacctcgccgccgccctcgccggccgcctccgGTACAGCGGCGAGCAGGCCGCCGAGCGCGTGTCCACCCTGCGCAGCCGCTACTACGCCTCCGTCCGGCGGCTCTCCCGCGGCACCGTCCCCGTCACGGACGACGACATGAGGGTCTACAGACTCTCCAAGCGCCTCTGGGAGGGCACGGTGGCGGAGAGGGCGCATCGCGCCGCCGACAAGGCCGCGAGGCGCCACCACGAGCGGAGGGGCTCCGCGGAGCTCGAGGCGCTCTACCCCTGCCTCGCCGCGGAGGTGGAGGCGATCGCGTCGCGGCGGCCGTGCGGCGGGGTGCTCAAGACGGCGTTCGGGATGATCGGCGACGagagggcggcggcgctggaggccaGGGTCAGGAAGCAGCGGCGCGCGGAGGTGAAGGCCGGGATGAAGCGGGCCGAGCTGAGGGGCCAGGTGGCCAGGACGCTACTCGAGTTCATCAAATGA